The following are from one region of the Prevotella communis genome:
- the dtd gene encoding D-aminoacyl-tRNA deacylase yields the protein MRAVIQRVTYASVTINGTVKSAIQQGFLILLGVCDEDTMEDVDWLVKKIANLRVFGDENDVMNRSILDVQGEALVVSQFTLYASYKKGNRPSWFRAGSHEHSIPLYEAFCRDLSDAIGKPVGTGEFGADMKVELLNDGPVTICMDTKNKE from the coding sequence ATGCGAGCAGTCATACAACGCGTAACCTACGCCAGCGTCACCATCAACGGCACCGTAAAATCGGCCATCCAGCAGGGATTCCTCATCCTATTAGGCGTCTGCGATGAAGACACCATGGAGGATGTAGACTGGCTGGTGAAGAAGATAGCCAATCTGCGGGTGTTTGGCGACGAGAACGACGTGATGAACCGCTCTATTCTGGACGTGCAGGGCGAGGCGCTGGTAGTCAGTCAGTTCACGCTCTATGCCAGTTACAAGAAAGGCAACCGTCCCTCGTGGTTCCGTGCCGGCTCTCACGAGCACTCTATCCCACTCTACGAGGCCTTCTGCCGCGATTTATCGGACGCCATAGGCAAACCTGTAGGCACAGGTGAATTCGGCGCTGATATGAAGGTAGAATTGCTTAACGACGGTCCCGTGACTATCTGCATGGACACCAAGAATAAGGAGTAG
- a CDS encoding adenine phosphoribosyltransferase — protein sequence MNNKVLLDNLRCIPDFPKKGINFRDVTTLYKNGYCMQIMLDELYELYKDKGITKIVGIESRGFVMASALAGRLGCGVVLARKPGKLPATVIKESFSKEYGVDTIEMHLDSIEPDDVVLIHDDLLATGGTAKAAYKLVQHFNPKKVYMNFIIEITDEGLHGRDLFDGIELTTLLTI from the coding sequence ATGAACAACAAGGTATTACTGGACAATCTGCGTTGCATACCTGATTTTCCAAAAAAGGGAATTAATTTCCGTGACGTAACAACGCTCTACAAGAACGGTTACTGTATGCAAATCATGCTCGACGAGTTGTATGAACTCTACAAAGACAAAGGTATCACCAAGATTGTTGGTATCGAGAGTCGTGGTTTTGTGATGGCCTCTGCCCTAGCCGGCCGATTGGGTTGCGGCGTTGTTTTGGCTCGTAAACCAGGAAAATTGCCTGCAACGGTGATTAAGGAGTCGTTTTCTAAAGAATATGGCGTAGATACCATTGAAATGCACCTTGATTCCATCGAACCAGACGACGTCGTGCTGATTCACGACGACCTGCTTGCTACCGGTGGCACCGCAAAGGCTGCCTACAAACTGGTGCAGCATTTCAACCCGAAGAAGGTGTACATGAACTTCATCATTGAAATCACGGATGAAGGATTACATGGGCGCGACCTGTTTGACGGCATCGAACTGACCACCCTGCTAACTATCTAA
- the uvrC gene encoding excinuclease ABC subunit UvrC: MTKEENEKRLTYLKGIVARLPEKPGSYQFYDDEHTIIYVGKAKSLKARVSSYFHTEVDRFKTKVLVSKIHDISYTVVNTEEDALLLENSLIKKYNPRYNVLLKDGKTYPSICVTNEPFPRIFKTRTINKKWGTYYGPYSHIGSMYAVLELINKLYKPRTCRQPITKEGISAKKYQVCLEYHIKNCYGPCVAKQSYEDYQENIRQAREILKGNTRQILREMREEMERLAENLEFEKAEEIKQKYLLIDSFVSKSEVVSHTINNVDVVSITSDEKTAYINYIHVSNGSINQSFTIEYKKKMDETDEELLQLGIVELRERFKSDAKEVIVPIEIPEISENITFTVPQRGDKKTLLDLSIMNGKQYKFDRLKQAEKLNPEQKQVRLMKELQEKLGLPKMPYQIECFDNSNISGTDAVAACVVFKSMKPSKKDYKKYNIKTVVGPDDYASMKEVVHRRYSRLLEEEEPLPDLIVADGGKGQMEVIREVIQDELNLDIPIAGLAKDNRHRTNELLYGFPPRVIGLKTDSELFHVLTQLQDEVHRFAITFHREKRSKRALESELDNIKGVGPKTRDELLNGLKSVKRISEANLDTLTDIVGAAKAKIVYDYFHEEKGRVADSK, translated from the coding sequence ATGACGAAAGAAGAGAACGAAAAACGGTTGACGTACTTGAAGGGCATCGTGGCACGTTTGCCAGAGAAGCCAGGTAGCTACCAATTCTATGATGACGAGCATACTATTATATATGTAGGCAAGGCCAAGAGTCTGAAAGCCCGTGTTTCGTCCTATTTCCACACCGAAGTAGATCGTTTTAAGACAAAAGTACTGGTTTCCAAGATACACGACATCTCATACACGGTGGTAAATACGGAAGAAGATGCCCTACTCCTGGAAAATTCACTCATCAAGAAATACAACCCCAGATATAATGTTTTGCTGAAAGACGGTAAAACATACCCCAGTATCTGCGTCACCAACGAACCCTTTCCGCGCATTTTCAAGACACGTACCATCAACAAGAAATGGGGCACGTACTACGGTCCCTACTCCCATATCGGTTCAATGTACGCCGTATTGGAGCTCATCAATAAGCTCTACAAGCCCCGTACATGTCGCCAACCCATCACAAAAGAGGGTATTTCAGCCAAAAAATACCAGGTTTGCCTGGAATATCACATCAAAAACTGCTATGGTCCTTGCGTAGCCAAACAGTCGTATGAGGACTACCAGGAAAATATCCGTCAGGCACGGGAGATACTGAAGGGTAACACCCGCCAGATTCTACGCGAGATGCGTGAGGAAATGGAGCGTCTGGCAGAGAATTTGGAGTTTGAAAAAGCGGAGGAAATCAAGCAGAAATACCTCTTGATTGACTCATTTGTGAGCAAGAGTGAGGTAGTAAGCCATACCATCAACAACGTGGATGTGGTATCTATCACCAGCGATGAAAAAACCGCGTATATCAACTACATACACGTATCCAACGGCAGTATCAACCAGTCGTTTACCATAGAATACAAGAAGAAAATGGACGAAACCGACGAGGAACTGCTGCAACTGGGTATCGTAGAACTGCGGGAGCGCTTCAAGAGCGACGCCAAAGAGGTGATTGTACCCATAGAAATACCCGAGATCTCAGAAAATATCACCTTTACCGTGCCACAGAGAGGTGATAAAAAGACCCTGCTAGACCTGTCTATCATGAACGGAAAACAGTATAAATTCGACCGTCTGAAGCAGGCCGAAAAACTGAATCCTGAGCAGAAACAGGTGCGCCTGATGAAGGAGCTACAAGAGAAATTGGGTTTGCCCAAGATGCCCTACCAGATAGAATGTTTCGACAACTCCAACATCTCGGGCACGGATGCCGTGGCCGCTTGCGTGGTCTTCAAAAGCATGAAGCCCAGTAAGAAAGACTACAAGAAATACAATATCAAAACGGTGGTAGGACCCGACGATTATGCCTCAATGAAAGAGGTAGTACACCGTCGTTACAGCAGACTTTTGGAAGAGGAAGAGCCCCTACCCGACCTCATCGTGGCCGATGGTGGCAAAGGACAGATGGAGGTGATCCGGGAGGTGATTCAGGACGAACTGAACCTGGACATTCCCATTGCAGGACTGGCCAAGGATAACCGTCACCGCACCAACGAACTGCTCTACGGCTTCCCGCCACGCGTCATTGGACTGAAGACAGATTCCGAACTATTCCACGTCCTCACCCAATTGCAGGACGAGGTGCATCGCTTCGCCATCACTTTCCATCGAGAGAAGCGTTCTAAGCGCGCTTTAGAGTCAGAGCTTGACAACATCAAGGGCGTGGGTCCCAAAACGCGTGACGAGCTTCTAAATGGCCTTAAATCGGTTAAGAGAATCAGTGAGGCAAACCTCGACACGCTCACCGACATCGTAGGCGCTGCCAAAGCCAAAATCGTCTACGACTATTTCCACGAAGAGAAAGGCCGAGTTGCTGATAGCAAATAG